Proteins encoded by one window of Alphaproteobacteria bacterium:
- a CDS encoding heavy metal translocating P-type ATPase encodes MNATKETAAGLTTDPVCGMTVDPATAKHTARFGDVDYWFCCAGCKTKFEADPAAMLARQAERERARASGESPAAGAAGGGLAGQRHICPMCEGVESIGPAACPKCGMALEPDAPMTATRTRYTCPMHPEVVRDAPGDCPICGMALEPVTVRAERTANPELVDFSRRLWLAIPLTLAVLILAMGPMVPALGAAIHRLLPGATAHWLELALATPVIVWAGWPFFERGWRSLLTGNLNMFTLIALGTGAAWAYSVLAVVAPGLFPDTFRMADGSVGLYFEAAAVIVTLVLVGQVLELRARERTGDALRALLNLAPETALRIAGDGSESTVGLDQVRAGDHLRVRPGGRIPVDGTVLDGRSVVDESMVSGEPIPLEKSKGDTVIGGTINQTGSFVMVAERVGDDTMLSRIVAMVAAAQRSRAPIQKVADRVAGLFVPAVVAIAVLSFIAWSVWGPAPAMAHALVAAVSVLIIACPCALGLATPMSIMTGTGRGAQAGVLIRDAEALERLEKVDTLVVDKTGTLTEGRPRVASVTVLAGDTDETGILAIAASLERGSEHPLAAAILAEAAARAITAAAVADFDAPTGKGVTGRLDGVGVALGNRHLLDSLNLVPAAAVTARADGLRSKGQTVVFVVRDGAIIGLIGVADPIKRTTRAALDALRRDGVHIVMLTGDNAVTAQAVAADLAITDVEAEVLPEQKGQVVARLKAAGRIVAMAGDGVNDAPALALADVGIAMGTGTDVAMESAGVTLVKGDLAGIARARHLSRAVMGNIRQNLVFAFIYNAAGVPIAAGVLFPVFGLLLSPMIAAAAMSLSSVSVISNALRLRAVRL; translated from the coding sequence ATGAATGCGACAAAGGAGACGGCGGCCGGGCTGACTACGGACCCGGTGTGCGGCATGACGGTGGATCCGGCGACGGCGAAGCACACAGCGCGCTTCGGCGATGTGGATTACTGGTTCTGCTGCGCCGGGTGCAAAACGAAGTTCGAGGCCGACCCGGCGGCCATGCTGGCCCGCCAGGCGGAGCGCGAACGGGCCCGCGCGTCAGGGGAGTCGCCGGCGGCGGGCGCGGCCGGTGGCGGGCTGGCCGGCCAGCGCCACATCTGTCCCATGTGCGAGGGCGTGGAGAGCATCGGCCCGGCCGCCTGCCCCAAGTGCGGCATGGCCCTGGAACCGGATGCGCCGATGACCGCGACCCGCACCCGATACACCTGTCCCATGCATCCGGAGGTCGTGCGCGACGCGCCCGGCGACTGTCCGATCTGCGGCATGGCGCTTGAGCCGGTGACGGTGCGGGCGGAGCGGACAGCAAACCCGGAACTGGTGGACTTCAGCCGGCGGCTTTGGCTCGCCATCCCGTTGACCCTGGCGGTTCTGATTCTGGCCATGGGGCCGATGGTGCCGGCGCTGGGCGCGGCCATCCACCGGCTGCTGCCGGGTGCGACCGCCCACTGGCTGGAGCTGGCCCTGGCCACGCCGGTCATTGTGTGGGCCGGCTGGCCGTTCTTTGAGCGGGGCTGGCGGTCGCTGCTCACCGGCAACCTCAACATGTTCACCCTGATCGCTCTGGGTACCGGCGCGGCCTGGGCCTATAGCGTGCTGGCGGTTGTGGCGCCGGGCCTGTTTCCCGATACCTTCCGCATGGCGGACGGTTCGGTCGGCCTCTATTTCGAAGCGGCGGCGGTGATCGTCACCCTGGTGCTGGTGGGTCAGGTGCTGGAACTGCGCGCGCGCGAGCGCACCGGCGATGCGTTGCGCGCCCTGCTGAACCTGGCGCCGGAGACGGCGCTGCGCATCGCCGGCGACGGCAGCGAAAGCACGGTCGGGCTGGACCAGGTGCGGGCCGGCGATCACCTGCGGGTGCGGCCTGGCGGACGAATCCCGGTGGACGGCACGGTGCTGGACGGGCGCAGCGTGGTGGACGAATCCATGGTCAGCGGCGAGCCCATACCGCTGGAGAAGTCGAAGGGTGACACGGTCATCGGCGGCACCATCAACCAGACCGGCAGCTTCGTCATGGTCGCCGAGCGTGTGGGCGACGACACCATGCTGTCGCGCATCGTCGCCATGGTGGCGGCGGCGCAGCGCAGCCGCGCGCCGATCCAGAAGGTGGCCGACCGGGTGGCCGGGCTGTTCGTTCCCGCGGTAGTGGCGATTGCGGTGCTGTCGTTCATCGCCTGGAGCGTGTGGGGACCGGCGCCGGCCATGGCCCATGCCCTGGTGGCGGCGGTGTCGGTGCTGATCATCGCCTGCCCGTGCGCGCTGGGTCTGGCGACGCCCATGTCGATCATGACCGGCACCGGCCGCGGCGCCCAGGCGGGCGTCCTTATCCGCGATGCGGAGGCGCTGGAACGTCTGGAGAAAGTGGACACGCTGGTGGTGGACAAGACCGGCACCCTGACGGAAGGGCGGCCGCGGGTGGCGTCGGTGACGGTGCTGGCCGGCGACACGGACGAGACCGGCATTCTGGCCATTGCGGCCAGCCTGGAGCGAGGCAGCGAGCATCCGCTGGCCGCGGCCATCCTGGCCGAAGCGGCGGCGCGGGCCATCACCGCGGCGGCGGTGGCGGACTTCGACGCCCCCACCGGCAAGGGCGTCACCGGGCGGCTGGACGGCGTGGGAGTGGCGCTGGGCAATCGCCATCTGCTGGACAGCCTGAACCTGGTTCCGGCGGCGGCGGTGACGGCGCGGGCCGATGGCTTGCGGAGCAAGGGTCAGACGGTGGTCTTTGTGGTGCGTGACGGGGCCATCATCGGCCTGATCGGTGTGGCCGATCCGATCAAGCGGACGACCCGGGCGGCGCTGGACGCGCTGCGTCGCGACGGTGTGCACATTGTCATGCTGACCGGCGATAACGCGGTGACGGCGCAGGCGGTGGCCGCCGACCTGGCCATCACGGACGTGGAGGCGGAAGTGCTGCCGGAGCAGAAGGGCCAGGTGGTGGCGCGGCTCAAGGCGGCAGGGCGAATCGTCGCCATGGCCGGCGACGGGGTCAATGACGCGCCGGCGCTGGCCCTGGCGGATGTGGGCATCGCCATGGGAACCGGCACGGATGTGGCCATGGAGAGCGCCGGGGTCACCCTGGTCAAGGGCGATCTGGCGGGCATCGCGCGGGCCCGGCACCTGAGCCGCGCGGTTATGGGCAACATCCGCCAGAATCTGGTCTTCGCCTTCATCTACAACGCAGCCGGCGTACCCATCGCCGCCGGCGTTCTGTTTCCGGTGTTTGGTCTGTTGCTGAGCCCGATGATCGCCGCGGCGGCCATGAGTCTTTCCAGCGTTTCGGTGATCAGCAACGCGCTGCGCCTGCGCGCAGTCAGGTTGTAG
- the cueR gene encoding Cu(I)-responsive transcriptional regulator, translated as MNIGEAAARSGLPAKTIRYYESRGLLTPASRRPNAYRDYDGRDVHTLRFLARARRLGFSVEDCRALLSLYQDRARSSSDVKRVAEQHLKEMEHRIAELTSLRDALAVMVRRCHGDERPDCPILDGLAGDRGEEAVSEAVS; from the coding sequence ATGAACATCGGCGAAGCGGCGGCCCGTTCCGGCCTGCCGGCGAAGACCATCCGCTATTACGAATCGCGCGGCCTGCTGACGCCGGCCAGCCGCCGGCCCAACGCCTATCGCGACTATGACGGGCGCGACGTGCATACGCTCCGCTTTCTGGCGCGGGCGCGGCGGCTGGGCTTCTCGGTGGAGGACTGCCGGGCGCTGCTGTCGCTGTATCAGGACCGCGCGCGCAGCAGCAGTGACGTCAAACGCGTGGCCGAGCAGCATCTCAAGGAAATGGAACACAGAATCGCCGAGCTCACCTCGCTGCGCGACGCCCTGGCGGTGATGGTCAGGCGCTGTCACGGCGATGAGCGGCCCGACTGCCCCATTCTCGACGGGCTGGCCGGCGACCGCGGCGAAGAGGCAGTGTCAGAGGCAGTGTCATGA
- a CDS encoding gamma-glutamyl-gamma-aminobutyrate hydrolase family protein translates to MSRQPLIGIPACARTIGPRWLSHGTDEQYVHAVAGYTGGLPILIPPAGAADVADLARQLDGLFLSGSPSNVAPHHYGATADPAKAETPGENDHGRDAVMLPLIRAMIAAGKPLLAVCRGHQELNVAFGGTLHQAVHQVPGNFDHRPQRQLPREAMWAPRHDVIFAGNGVLHRLFGVERLTVNSLHSQAVDRPGERIIVEARAEDGVIEAIRVDGAAFAIGVQWHPEWRIEDQPMSQALFGAFGQACRDALAATARRAA, encoded by the coding sequence ATGAGTCGCCAGCCCCTGATCGGCATTCCCGCCTGCGCCAGGACCATCGGCCCGCGCTGGCTGAGCCACGGCACCGATGAACAATATGTCCATGCGGTGGCCGGCTATACCGGCGGCCTGCCGATCCTGATCCCGCCGGCCGGTGCGGCCGACGTGGCCGATCTGGCGCGCCAGCTCGATGGTCTGTTCCTGTCCGGCAGTCCGTCCAACGTGGCGCCGCACCACTATGGCGCCACCGCCGATCCGGCAAAGGCCGAGACGCCGGGCGAGAACGACCATGGCCGCGACGCGGTCATGCTGCCGCTGATCCGCGCCATGATCGCCGCCGGCAAGCCGCTGCTGGCGGTGTGCCGCGGCCATCAGGAGCTCAACGTCGCCTTCGGCGGCACCCTGCATCAGGCGGTGCATCAGGTGCCGGGCAACTTCGATCACCGCCCGCAACGTCAACTGCCGCGTGAGGCCATGTGGGCGCCGCGCCACGATGTGATCTTCGCCGGCAATGGCGTTCTCCATCGTCTGTTCGGCGTCGAGCGGCTGACCGTCAACTCCCTGCACAGCCAGGCAGTGGACCGGCCCGGTGAGCGCATCATCGTCGAGGCGCGGGCCGAGGACGGGGTCATCGAGGCCATCCGCGTGGACGGCGCGGCCTTCGCCATCGGCGTGCAGTGGCACCCGGAATGGCGCATCGAAGACCAGCCCATGAGTCAGGCGCTGTTCGGCGCCTTCGGTCAGGCCTGCCGCGACGCTCTGGCCGCCACCGCCCGGCGCGCCGCCTGA
- a CDS encoding gamma-glutamyl-gamma-aminobutyrate hydrolase family protein — protein MDARPAAAPGAAQPAAVAGDSPPAMKRATPPVASARDPARDPARPDHDRRPLIAISANTMSDNGYHRYSTSEGCVLAVRDGAGGVPLIFPGLGGRDADALLDRLDGLLLTGGRANVQTHLYDGPPDGPGRLIDPRRDSTVLPLIRHAVRRGIPVFGLCRGMQEINVALGGSLFVEVSAQPGKLNHRMTPGDPPEKVTAPRHWIDVRPGGIFDSLFDDKRLLVNSLHGQAVNRMGRNVRLEAVCEDGVIEAISVDGAPGFVLGVQWHPEYKPVEDAISRTLFAAFGAACRAHMEKRLAQDAAVAA, from the coding sequence ATGGACGCCCGCCCCGCCGCCGCCCCGGGCGCCGCACAACCGGCGGCTGTTGCCGGCGACAGCCCGCCGGCGATGAAACGCGCCACCCCGCCGGTGGCCAGCGCCCGCGATCCGGCGCGCGATCCCGCCCGACCCGACCATGACCGGCGGCCGCTCATCGCTATTTCTGCCAACACCATGTCGGACAATGGCTACCATCGCTATTCCACATCGGAAGGCTGTGTGCTGGCGGTGCGGGACGGCGCCGGCGGTGTGCCGCTGATCTTTCCGGGGCTCGGCGGACGTGACGCCGATGCGCTGCTCGACCGTCTCGACGGCCTGCTGCTGACCGGCGGCCGCGCCAATGTGCAGACCCACCTCTATGACGGGCCGCCGGACGGGCCGGGCCGGCTGATCGACCCGCGCCGCGATTCCACCGTCCTGCCGCTGATCCGTCATGCGGTGCGCCGCGGCATTCCGGTGTTCGGTCTGTGCCGCGGTATGCAGGAGATCAATGTAGCGCTGGGCGGCTCGCTGTTCGTCGAAGTCAGCGCCCAGCCCGGCAAGCTCAACCACCGCATGACGCCCGGTGACCCTCCGGAAAAAGTGACCGCGCCGCGCCACTGGATCGACGTGCGGCCCGGCGGCATCTTCGATTCCCTCTTCGATGACAAGCGCCTGCTGGTCAATTCCCTGCACGGCCAGGCGGTCAACCGCATGGGCCGCAACGTGCGGCTGGAGGCGGTGTGCGAGGATGGCGTGATCGAGGCCATCTCAGTGGATGGCGCGCCGGGCTTCGTGCTGGGGGTGCAATGGCATCCGGAATACAAGCCGGTGGAGGACGCCATCAGCCGCACCCTCTTCGCCGCCTTCGGCGCTGCCTGCCGCGCCCACATGGAAAAGCGACTGGCGCAGGACGCCGCCGTCGCCGCCTGA
- a CDS encoding phytanoyl-CoA dioxygenase family protein — protein sequence MAELQRFAADAPADHWLAAAAADGGVIVERLIPDAVRQAFLNQIRPHVQTARPGSTSDAARRRTFYGNNTKRFCGLAAKAPAFIDLLLHPALLAYAHRVLLKDDTEDVWLNTGQMMVVGPGEPAQRLHRDDDNWPALARMGFAASVSTMIALEDFTAENGATRVVPGSHGETPAFDPAASDDSVTQAVMPAGSVLFYSGRTVHGAGHNRTADTWRMGLHISYVSALIRPEENHALAVPLEVARTLPAAAQRMLGWASYVPKGKGGRLGLLDFEDSAVAVNKSLR from the coding sequence ATGGCTGAGTTGCAACGCTTCGCCGCCGATGCGCCGGCGGATCATTGGCTCGCCGCCGCCGCGGCCGATGGCGGGGTGATCGTCGAGCGGCTGATCCCCGACGCCGTGCGTCAGGCCTTTCTCAACCAGATCCGGCCCCATGTGCAGACCGCCCGACCGGGCAGCACCAGTGACGCCGCGCGCCGCCGCACCTTCTATGGCAACAACACCAAGCGGTTCTGCGGCCTCGCCGCCAAGGCGCCGGCCTTCATCGACCTGCTGCTGCATCCGGCCCTGCTGGCCTATGCCCACCGGGTGCTGCTCAAGGACGATACCGAAGACGTCTGGCTCAACACCGGTCAGATGATGGTGGTGGGACCGGGCGAGCCGGCGCAGCGGCTGCACCGCGACGACGACAACTGGCCGGCGCTGGCCCGCATGGGCTTTGCCGCAAGCGTCTCCACCATGATCGCCCTGGAGGACTTCACGGCAGAGAACGGTGCCACCCGCGTGGTGCCCGGCAGTCATGGTGAAACGCCGGCCTTCGATCCGGCGGCCAGCGACGATTCAGTGACCCAGGCGGTCATGCCGGCGGGCTCGGTGCTGTTCTACAGCGGCCGCACCGTCCACGGCGCCGGCCACAACCGCACGGCGGATACGTGGCGCATGGGCCTGCACATCAGCTATGTCTCGGCCCTTATCAGGCCGGAAGAAAACCACGCCCTGGCCGTGCCGCTGGAGGTCGCCCGCACCCTGCCGGCGGCGGCCCAGCGGATGCTCGGCTGGGCATCCTATGTGCCGAAGGGCAAGGGCGGCAGGCTCGGCCTGCTGGACTTCGAGGACTCGGCCGTTGCTGTCAATAAATCGTTACGATGA
- a CDS encoding 2Fe-2S iron-sulfur cluster-binding protein: protein MSHTVRIRRATTPIQVAEDRTILETALDAGINYPHSCRSGMCGTCKSRLLSGRVDMLPYEEFALTDEEKDSGLVLACRSRPRADCEVAWLEFDDAPNHPLATVQCTVRHHERMTHDVVRIVLDQGAGGPLAFSAGQFAQVTFDSLPRRDYSFASRPDEDTLEFHVRHIPGGQVSAYVEQTLKVGEPVSVHGPFGMAHLREFHTGPILAVAGGSGLAPVKAIVETALARSMAQPIHLYLGMRAERDVYFEERFRELTAAHPNLTLHVVLSEPDGDAPRGERRSGFVHEAVAADITDLEGFKCYTAGPPVMVEALTRHLRGAGMRMDDIHADAFYTEAELAERGLKPAAGGVAT from the coding sequence ATGAGCCACACCGTCCGTATCCGCCGCGCCACCACGCCCATCCAGGTGGCGGAGGACCGCACCATTCTGGAAACCGCCCTCGACGCCGGCATCAACTATCCCCATTCCTGCCGCTCCGGCATGTGCGGCACCTGCAAGTCGCGCCTGCTGTCGGGCCGCGTCGACATGCTGCCCTATGAGGAGTTTGCGCTGACCGACGAGGAGAAAGACTCCGGGCTGGTGCTGGCCTGCCGCTCCCGGCCGCGGGCCGACTGCGAGGTGGCCTGGCTGGAGTTCGACGACGCGCCCAACCATCCGCTGGCCACGGTTCAGTGCACCGTCAGGCATCATGAGCGCATGACCCACGACGTGGTGCGCATCGTCCTGGACCAGGGTGCAGGGGGACCGCTCGCCTTCTCCGCCGGCCAGTTCGCCCAGGTCACCTTCGACAGCCTGCCGCGCCGCGACTATTCCTTCGCCTCGCGTCCGGACGAGGACACGCTGGAGTTCCATGTCCGTCATATTCCCGGCGGCCAGGTCTCGGCCTATGTGGAACAGACCCTCAAGGTGGGAGAGCCCGTGTCGGTGCATGGCCCCTTCGGCATGGCCCACCTGCGTGAGTTTCACACCGGCCCCATTCTCGCCGTCGCCGGCGGTTCCGGCCTGGCGCCGGTCAAGGCCATCGTCGAAACCGCACTGGCTCGCAGCATGGCCCAGCCCATCCACCTCTATCTCGGCATGCGGGCCGAACGGGACGTCTATTTCGAAGAGCGTTTCAGAGAGCTCACCGCCGCCCATCCCAACCTCACGCTGCATGTGGTGCTGAGCGAGCCGGACGGTGACGCCCCCCGTGGTGAGCGGCGCAGCGGTTTCGTCCATGAGGCGGTGGCCGCCGACATCACCGATCTGGAGGGCTTCAAGTGCTACACCGCCGGGCCGCCGGTGATGGTCGAGGCGCTGACCCGCCACCTGCGCGGCGCGGGCATGCGCATGGACGATATTCACGCCGATGCCTTCTATACCGAGGCAGAGCTGGCCGAACGCGGGCTCAAGCCCGCCGCCGGCGGCGTCGCCACCTGA
- a CDS encoding DUF4325 domain-containing protein, translated as MATYTPLDVSTNENRITVSGGLRTAEMRYLFAAIFNTVSNKGYKDIVLDLSNLGIAFAPPILALACICRNYLVEGIDTELVLPRDSRLSSIFANANWAHIISPMMHPKSSYQGTKQLPAMQFQTPQEQHQAVSKIMDQILGTLDEIEKSHLSAIEWSVNEVTDNVLNHSESRMGGLVQVTKFEKNRKEFEFCVADAGLGIPYTLRQGHPEIRSDSEALDRAIREGVTRGVNYGQGNGLYGSFRIAESTEGSFEIQSGNASFFYNQKDKAIHSQNQNIPFSGTLVSATVGYNNPLVLENVLEFNNRKHVPVDSIDLKYGDDESGNLIFPLRNESEGYGTRGAGATVRTKILNLAKFSTRKVIIDLEKIRLVSSSYADEVFGKLFAELGPLEFNKKIEIINAEDIVQRLIDRSIIQRMKAV; from the coding sequence ATGGCCACATACACACCGCTGGATGTCTCTACAAACGAAAATCGTATCACCGTCTCGGGTGGCTTGCGAACTGCGGAGATGCGTTATCTTTTTGCGGCAATATTTAACACTGTGTCTAATAAAGGGTACAAGGATATTGTGCTTGACCTATCCAACTTAGGTATTGCCTTCGCTCCACCGATACTCGCACTGGCTTGTATATGTCGTAACTATCTTGTTGAAGGAATTGATACAGAATTGGTTTTGCCCAGAGACAGCCGTCTCAGTTCTATATTTGCTAATGCGAATTGGGCGCACATAATCTCACCTATGATGCATCCGAAATCGAGCTATCAGGGAACAAAGCAGTTGCCCGCGATGCAATTCCAAACACCACAAGAACAGCATCAAGCAGTGTCCAAAATTATGGACCAGATTCTAGGTACACTAGACGAAATTGAGAAGTCGCACTTGAGCGCAATTGAGTGGTCGGTAAATGAGGTCACTGACAATGTTCTGAACCACTCTGAATCACGTATGGGCGGGCTAGTTCAGGTTACCAAGTTTGAAAAAAACCGGAAGGAATTCGAGTTTTGTGTTGCCGATGCAGGGTTGGGTATCCCGTACACGTTGCGTCAAGGGCACCCCGAGATTCGTAGCGACTCGGAAGCGCTTGACAGAGCTATCCGCGAAGGTGTTACCCGAGGCGTAAATTATGGGCAGGGAAACGGACTGTACGGAAGTTTTCGTATCGCAGAATCAACCGAAGGCAGTTTTGAGATTCAGTCGGGAAACGCAAGTTTCTTCTATAACCAGAAAGACAAAGCCATCCATAGCCAAAACCAGAACATCCCGTTCTCTGGGACTCTCGTATCGGCAACTGTAGGGTATAACAATCCTTTGGTGCTGGAGAATGTGCTGGAATTCAATAATCGAAAGCATGTACCGGTTGATTCCATCGATCTCAAGTATGGCGACGACGAAAGTGGGAATCTAATCTTCCCCCTTAGGAATGAAAGCGAAGGATATGGGACTAGAGGCGCAGGAGCTACTGTCAGGACGAAAATCCTCAATCTAGCAAAGTTTTCGACTCGCAAGGTAATTATCGATCTGGAAAAGATACGCCTAGTTTCAAGTAGCTACGCAGATGAAGTTTTTGGAAAGCTCTTCGCTGAGTTGGGGCCCTTGGAGTTCAATAAGAAGATTGAAATAATAAATGCAGAAGATATTGTTCAGCGTTTGATAGATAGAAGTATAATTCAAAGAATGAAGGCAGTTTAG
- a CDS encoding exodeoxyribonuclease III, translated as MPALRLATWNINSIRSRLDSLDRFVAAEQPDVICLQETRAQDSDFPLSHITDGLGYPHVALKGQKMHSGVAILSRLPLTRIDSRIWCGQDDCRHLSAVLAGDIEVHNFYVPAGGDVPDPAANAKFAHKLAFLDEMKAWGKDLPGGGGRSRRKRVLVGDLNVAPLPSDVWSHKQLLNIVSHTPPETTRLDAARDAHGWIDAVRHSHGPDAPLYTWWSYRAKDWRASNRGRRLDHVWLTPALAGALTDARIIDATRDWPKASDHVPVMVRLDL; from the coding sequence ATGCCGGCCCTCCGCCTCGCCACCTGGAACATCAATTCGATCCGTTCGCGCCTCGATTCGCTGGACCGTTTCGTCGCCGCCGAACAGCCGGACGTCATCTGCCTGCAGGAGACCCGCGCCCAGGACAGCGACTTCCCCCTGTCCCACATCACCGACGGGCTCGGCTATCCGCACGTGGCCCTCAAGGGCCAGAAGATGCACAGCGGCGTCGCCATCCTGTCGCGCCTGCCGCTGACCAGGATCGACAGCCGCATCTGGTGCGGTCAGGACGACTGCCGCCACCTGTCCGCCGTGTTGGCCGGCGATATAGAAGTGCACAATTTCTATGTGCCGGCCGGCGGCGACGTGCCGGACCCGGCGGCGAATGCCAAGTTCGCCCACAAGCTGGCCTTCCTCGACGAGATGAAAGCCTGGGGCAAGGACCTGCCCGGCGGCGGCGGGCGCTCCCGGCGCAAGCGTGTGCTGGTCGGTGACCTCAACGTGGCGCCCCTGCCGAGCGACGTGTGGAGCCACAAGCAGTTGCTCAACATCGTCAGCCACACCCCGCCGGAGACCACCCGGCTGGACGCGGCGCGCGATGCTCATGGCTGGATTGACGCCGTGCGCCACAGCCACGGGCCCGACGCGCCGCTCTATACCTGGTGGAGCTACCGGGCGAAAGACTGGCGGGCGTCAAACCGCGGTCGCCGGCTCGACCATGTGTGGCTGACGCCGGCCCTCGCCGGCGCGCTGACCGACGCGCGCATCATCGACGCCACCCGCGACTGGCCGAAGGCGTCGGACCATGTGCCGGTGATGGTGCGGCTCGACCTTTAG
- a CDS encoding sterol desaturase family protein, producing the protein MTLPSVETLGLVKIALVFGTLAVLFVAERLRPAAPLPPVVVARRWGRLAGNAGLAVLNAGISIAIIVPLTIWVAGALGGLSVDWRPVWWGGWAGLALDMVLLDLWIYWWHRFNHVVPLLWRFHQVHHLDRTLDVTTAVRFHFGEVVLSALARVPVVVILGFPVTSVLAFEAALGAASAFHHSNLKLPRALERALSRVIITPSIHWVHHHRVRRDTDSNYGTIFSFWDRLFGSRSRTARTSDMEIGVEGRPERDFARLLWVPFGKG; encoded by the coding sequence ATGACCCTGCCATCTGTGGAGACCCTGGGGCTGGTCAAGATCGCCCTGGTGTTCGGCACCCTGGCGGTGCTGTTCGTAGCCGAACGGCTGCGCCCCGCCGCGCCCCTGCCTCCTGTGGTGGTCGCGCGGCGGTGGGGCCGGCTGGCCGGCAATGCGGGGCTGGCGGTGCTCAATGCCGGCATTTCCATCGCCATCATCGTGCCGCTGACCATCTGGGTGGCGGGCGCGCTGGGCGGTCTGAGCGTGGACTGGCGGCCCGTGTGGTGGGGCGGCTGGGCCGGTCTGGCGCTGGATATGGTGCTGCTGGATCTGTGGATTTACTGGTGGCACCGCTTCAACCATGTAGTGCCGCTGCTGTGGCGCTTTCACCAGGTGCATCATCTGGACCGCACCCTGGACGTGACCACGGCGGTGCGCTTTCACTTCGGCGAGGTGGTCCTGTCGGCCCTGGCGCGGGTGCCGGTCGTGGTGATCCTGGGCTTTCCCGTGACCAGCGTGCTCGCCTTCGAGGCGGCGCTGGGCGCGGCGTCGGCGTTCCACCACTCCAACCTGAAACTGCCGCGGGCGCTGGAGCGGGCCTTGAGCCGCGTCATCATCACGCCGTCGATCCACTGGGTGCATCACCACCGGGTCAGGCGTGACACGGACAGCAATTACGGCACCATCTTCAGTTTCTGGGACCGGCTGTTCGGCTCGCGGAGCCGGACGGCGCGCACGTCGGACATGGAAATCGGCGTCGAGGGCCGGCCTGAACGCGACTTCGCGCGGTTGCTGTGGGTGCCGTTTGGGAAGGGGTGA
- a CDS encoding methylated-DNA--[protein]-cysteine S-methyltransferase gives MNSAYEAPGAAGPVYDGPLRGGAGGEPAVAHERDDKSDYGRVARAIRYLDAAHAEQPKLDEVARHVGLSPAHFQRLFTRWAGTSPKRFLAAVTLRHAKALLRSEEDVLDTALAVGLSGPSRLHDLFVTWEAMTPGDYKSGGHGLTIAYGVHDTPFGPALLLATERGICGLDFLIEESSRQALDRAAADWPRSRLVPGPAATAQWMERVFPAGGLPDPAKPPHLVLRGTGFQTRVWSALLKVPPGQLVSYSQLARLAGAPRAQRAVGRVMAENRIGWLVPCHRVIRASGAFGDYRWGPVRRKVMFGWEAARVGGVAGETAGGPEGGGVLAQT, from the coding sequence ATGAACAGCGCATATGAGGCACCGGGTGCGGCCGGTCCGGTTTATGATGGTCCCCTAAGAGGAGGGGCAGGAGGAGAGCCGGCGGTGGCGCACGAACGGGACGACAAGAGCGACTATGGCCGGGTGGCGCGGGCCATCCGCTATCTGGACGCGGCCCATGCGGAGCAGCCGAAGCTGGACGAGGTAGCGCGCCATGTGGGTCTGTCGCCGGCACACTTTCAGCGGCTGTTCACCCGCTGGGCCGGCACCAGCCCGAAACGGTTTCTGGCCGCCGTCACCCTGCGTCACGCCAAGGCGCTGCTGCGCAGTGAGGAGGATGTGCTGGATACCGCCCTGGCGGTGGGCCTGTCGGGGCCGTCGCGGCTGCATGACCTGTTCGTCACCTGGGAGGCCATGACGCCGGGCGACTACAAGAGCGGCGGCCACGGCCTCACCATTGCCTATGGGGTGCACGACACGCCGTTCGGCCCGGCCCTGCTGCTGGCCACGGAGCGGGGGATTTGCGGCCTGGATTTTCTGATTGAGGAGTCGAGCCGTCAGGCGCTGGACCGGGCGGCGGCCGACTGGCCACGCTCGCGGCTGGTGCCGGGCCCGGCGGCGACGGCGCAATGGATGGAGCGGGTGTTTCCCGCCGGCGGCCTGCCCGACCCGGCAAAGCCGCCGCATCTGGTGCTGCGCGGCACCGGCTTTCAGACGCGGGTGTGGAGCGCACTGCTGAAGGTGCCGCCGGGACAGTTGGTGAGCTACAGCCAGTTGGCCCGTCTGGCCGGCGCCCCCCGGGCGCAGCGCGCCGTCGGCCGGGTCATGGCCGAAAACCGTATCGGCTGGCTGGTGCCGTGCCACCGGGTGATCCGCGCGTCGGGCGCCTTTGGCGACTATCGCTGGGGGCCGGTCAGGCGCAAGGTGATGTTCGGCTGGGAGGCGGCGCGGGTCGGCGGCGTGGCCGGCGAAACGGCGGGCGGGCCGGAAGGCGGCGGCGTACTTGCGCAGACGTGA